The Helianthus annuus cultivar XRQ/B chromosome 16, HanXRQr2.0-SUNRISE, whole genome shotgun sequence genome includes a window with the following:
- the LOC110916777 gene encoding probable receptor-like protein kinase At5g61350, with protein sequence MRGGNKSPTPSLTLLLIIFYTFSTNARFIPPDNYLIDCGSPQNTILDDGRTFKSDPQSVSFLSTDENIFATSNTLPENTSLPLYKTARIFNSESVYKFLVYQPGRHFLRLYFYPLHHPDYNLTTAVFSVKTEGLTLLHDFSASQNSHFKEYIVNVTNDNFLLTFSPLKKSFAFVNGIEFVSAPNELVPESATALSPPGVFSGVLGCDLQVVHRVNVGGPNITPKNDTLSRTWVSDSHGYMMFPKGNKVVVVDPSGVKYPVGGATPLIAPNSVYSSAASMADSGVSVPNFNLTWEMNVDPGFNYLIRLHFCDVVSASLNSLYFNVYVNGLTGVSGLDLSSLTSGLAMAYYKDFVVNASSVSNGVIRVQVGPSDLESTTPNAILNGLEIMKMSNSAGSLDGLFSSGSNSPGGSKRVTRTVAEAAGIAIGVVMLIVLIFSLVRRKNKARGWDEGGNSFTSWFLPLNASYCSSLLSSKSKSKNGYSSVLFSKVGLSRSFSFNELRDATKNFDESAVIGVGGFGKVYIGEIEEGTKLAIKRGNPRSSQGINEFQTEIELLSKLRHRHLVSLIGYCDENNEMILVYEYMENGPLRDHLYGSKPALPSLTWKQRLEISIGAARGLHYLHTGGSSHGIIHRDVKTTNILLDDNFVAKVSDFGLSKTGPTLDQTHVSTAVKGSFGYLDPEYFRRQQLTDKSDVYSFGVVLFEILCARPALDPTLPREQVNLAEWAMHKQRKGVIESIVDPKIVKSISSESLIKYVEAAEKCLAEYGVDRPSMGDVLWNLEFALQLQDASMQLDPPEEDDDTCKGKKMKMVASESMKKDEMKKNSDSDVSILINDDSGVVMGSPLFSKMEDIEGR encoded by the coding sequence ATGCGAGGCGGAAACAAGTCACCAACACCCTCCCTCACCTTATTACTCATCATCTTCTACACATTTTCCACCAATGCCCGGTTCATCCCTCCGGACAACTACCTCATCGACTGCGGATCGCCCCAAAACACCATCCTAGATGACGGACGGACCTTCAAATCCGACCCGCAATCCGTTTCCTTCTTGTCCACGGACGAAAACATATTCGCCACCTCAAATACCCTCCCGGAGAACACATCTCTTCCATTATACAAAACCGCGAGGATCTTCAACAGCGAATCGGTTTATAAGTTCCTCGTGTATCAACCCGGCCGCCATTTTTTACGCCTTTACTTCTACCCTCTCCATCACCCGGATTATAACCTCACAACCGCGGTTTTTAGCGTAAAAACGGAGGGTCTAACTCTTCTTCATGACTTCTCAGCCTCACAAAACTCTCATTTTAAAGAGTATATTGTAAACGTAACCAATGACAACTTTTTGTTAACATTTTCGCCTTTGAAGAAATCATTTGCTTTTGTGAATGGTATTGAGTTTGTTTCGGCTCCTAACGAGCTAGTTCCTGAATCCGCCACTGCCCTGTCTCCTCCAGGAGTTTTTAGTGGAGTGTTGGGTTGTGACCTTCAAGTTGTGCATAGAGTTAACGTTGGCGGGCCGAATATAACCCCGAAAAACGACACGTTGTCGAGAACTTGGGTGAGTGATAGTCATGGATACATGATGTTTCCAAAAGGGAAcaaagttgttgttgttgatccTAGTGGTGTTAAGTATCCGGTAGGCGGAGCCACCCCTTTGATTGCTCCGAATTCGGTTTATTCATCGGCGGCTTCGATGGCGGATTCGGGTGTCTCGGTTCCGAATTTTAATCTCACATGGGAGATGAATGTTGATCCGGGGTTTAACTACTTGATTAGGTTGCATTTTTGTGATGTTGTGAGTGCAAGTTTGAACTCTCTTTATTTTAATGTGTATGTTAATGGGTTGACCGGGGTGTCCGGGCTTGACTTATCGAGCCTCACTTCGGGCCTAGCCATGGCTTACTACAAAGATTTTGTTGTAAACGCGTCAAGCGTCTCGAATGGCGTGATACGAGTCCAGGTTGGACCGTCGGATCTTGAATCTACAACCCCCAATGCCATATTGAATGGGTTGGAGATCATGAAGATGAGCAACTCCGCGGGGAGTTTAGATGGGTTATTCTCATCTGGCAGCAACAGTCCTGGTGGGTCCAAGAGAGTCACCAGGACTGTTGCTGAGGCGGCTGGAATTGCCATTGGAGTTGTTATGCTTATAGTGCTTATCTTTAGCCTTGTTCGGAGGAAGAACAAGGCTAGGGGATGGGACGAAGGTGGAAATAGTTTTACATCGTGGTTTCTTCCCCTTAACGCGAGTTATTGTAGTAGTTTGTTGTCGAGTAAAAGCAAGAGCAAAAACGGGTATTCGAGCGTTTTGTTTTCAAAGGTCGGCCTAAGCCGATCTTTTAGTTTCAACGAGCTTCGGGATGCAACAAAGAACTTCGATGAAAGTGCGGTAATAGGTGTTGGTGGGTTCGGGAAAGTGTATATAGGCGAGATAGAAGAAGGAACGAAACTCGCTATAAAACGAGGAAACCCGAGGTCTTCTCAAGGCATCAATGAATTCCAAACCGAAATCGAGCTACTATCCAAGCTTAGACACCGGCATCTTGTGTCCTTGATCGGTTATTGTGATGAAAACAATGAAATGATTCTCGTTTACGAGTACATGGAAAACGGCCCGCTTCGTGACCACCTTTACGGATCCAAACCCGCCCTCCCTTCATTGACATGGAAACAACGCCTCGAGATCAGCATCGGTGCAGCCCGTGGGCTGCACTACCTACATACCGGTGGATCATCACATGGCATAATCCACCGGGATGTAAAAACCACTAACATCCTCCTGGACGACAATTTTGTCGCCAAAGTATCCGATTTCGGGTTATCAAAAACCGGGCCCACATTGGACCAAACACATGTCAGCACCGCGGTAAAGGGTAGTTTCGGGTATCTTGATCCGGAATACTTTCGTAGGCAACAACTAACCGATAAATCCGATGTATATTCATTCGGCGTTGTTCTTTTCGAGATCTTATGTGCTCGACCAGCTCTCGATCCTACATTACCGCGAGAACAAGTGAATTTAGCAGAATGGGCAATGCATAAACAAAGAAAGGGTGTGATTGAGTCCATTGTGGATCCTAAAATAGTGAAAAGTATAAGCTCAGAATCACTGATCAAATATGTTGAAGCAGCAGAAAAGTGTTTAGCTGAGTATGGTGTTGATAGACCTTCAATGGGAGATGTGTTATGGAACTTGGAGTTTGCTTTGCAACTTCAAGATGCATCTATGCAGCTTGATCCTCCTGAAGAAGATGATGATACTTGCAaagggaagaagatgaagatggttgCTTCTGAATCAATGAAGAAAGATGAGATGAAGAAGAATAGTGACAGTGATGTTAGTATTCTTATAAATGATGATTCAGGTGTGGTAATGGGGTCTCCTTTGTTCTCCAAGATGGAAGATATTGAAGGAAGATGA